One bacterium DNA window includes the following coding sequences:
- a CDS encoding serine/threonine-protein kinase translates to MTLAPGTRLGPYEIVAPLGAGGMGEVYRARDTRLGREVAIKGLPEAFAGHPERLARFEREARLLASLNHPNIAVLYGLEEAAGVPYLVLELVEGETLSARLGRGALPVREAMEIGAQVAAA, encoded by the coding sequence ATGACGCTCGCCCCCGGAACGCGGCTCGGCCCGTACGAGATCGTCGCGCCGCTGGGCGCCGGCGGCATGGGCGAGGTGTACCGCGCGAGGGACACCCGGCTCGGCCGCGAGGTCGCCATCAAGGGACTGCCCGAGGCGTTCGCGGGGCACCCCGAGCGGCTGGCGCGCTTCGAGCGCGAGGCGCGGCTGCTCGCGTCGCTCAACCACCCGAACATCGCGGTGCTGTACGGGCTCGAGGAAGCAGCGGGCGTGCCCTACCTGGTGCTCGAGCTGGTCGAGGGCGAGACCCTCTCCGCGCGGCTCGGGCGCGGCGCGCTGCCCGTGCGCGAGGCAATGGAGATCGGCGCGCAGGTGGCGGCCGC